One genomic window of Borrelia hispanica CRI includes the following:
- a CDS encoding DUF1506 family protein, protein MQINHVRSKFAQMAKSVISYFENKKPLRLYKKRYEYNEDTASSEAIIDKDNFQEFTGVLFSINPDSIVSINESNLGDMTCLYKLYTSAQLDFELSDRISEGDLDNFHFEIISIDGSVGYLTLTLKGVGRYA, encoded by the coding sequence ATGCAGATAAATCATGTTAGAAGTAAATTTGCTCAAATGGCAAAATCTGTTATCTCTTATTTTGAAAATAAAAAACCTTTAAGGCTTTATAAAAAAAGATATGAATATAATGAAGATACTGCAAGTTCTGAAGCAATAATTGACAAAGACAACTTTCAAGAATTTACAGGTGTACTATTTAGCATAAATCCCGATTCTATTGTAAGTATTAATGAATCAAATCTTGGTGATATGACATGTCTTTACAAGTTGTATACAAGTGCACAACTTGACTTCGAACTCTCAGATAGAATTTCTGAAGGAGACTTAGATAATTTTCACTTCGAAATAATATCAATTGATGGTTCTGTAGGTTATCTAACTTTGACGTTAAAGGGGGTTGGGAGATATGCATGA